Proteins from one Scyliorhinus canicula chromosome 6, sScyCan1.1, whole genome shotgun sequence genomic window:
- the LOC119967007 gene encoding left-right determination factor 2-like, whose amino-acid sequence MARTNGSSTVVLLGFVLFMLQASQVSGIAHDNIKYAMLHKLGLREVPQIEKGDLENTVVPAHVRNKYIAMVQLHKDKERKRRALPSLAGILRGVPGNADTTGEVLYSDPSRQRLVFHMKGLIPENSEVTMAELKLFKKGVHKGALPPRRHSRPVNNARVSVYWVKILADGSNRTSLIDSRLVPILDSGWKSLDVTQAVHYWMKTADMPMYLEIWIEAERMGSYAAELAKLVHFSTQSPFGQVLGKPELVLYTLNLEHYGSTGDCGGKQSGSCCRQEYFINFRELTWTQYWIIEPSGYQAFHCVGGCKQPQWPFDYGERSCAVVESASLPVMYLVKKGDYTEIEVAEFPNMITEKCGCTMDNVTVM is encoded by the exons ATGGCCAGAACCAACGGCAGCTCGACTGTTGTACTGCTCGGCTTTGTCCTGTTCATGCTTCAGGCAAGCCAGGTAAGTGGAATCGCGCACGACAACATTAAGTATGCCATGCTTCACAAACTGGGGCTCAGGGAAGTGCCGCAGATCGAAAAGGGAGACCTGGAGAACACGGTGGTCCCGGCTCACGTGAGGAACAAGTACATCGCCATGGTGCAGCTCCACAAGGACAAGGAGAGGAAGCGGAGAGCTCTGCCCAGCCTGGCCGGCATCCTACGAGGAGTTCCAGGCAATGCAG ATACAACAGGAGAGGTGCTGTATTCGGACCCCAGCAGGCAGAGGCTGGTTTTTCATATGAAGGGGCTGATCCCTGAaaacagtgaggtgaccatggcCGAGCTCAAGCTCTTCAAGAAAGGCGTCCACAAGGGAGCGCTCCCTCCCAGGAGACACAGCAGGCCAGTGAACAACGCCAGGGTCAGTGTGTACTGGGTCAAGATTTTGGCTGACGGCAGTAACAGGACCTCCCTCATAGACTCCAG GTTGGTTCCGATCCTCGACTCTGGGTGGAAAAGCCTTGATGTCACTCAGGCCGTGCACTACTGGATGAAGACTGCAGATATGCCCATGTACCTGGAGATCTGGATCGAGGCGGAGCGAATGGGCAGCTACGCCGCTGAACTGGCCAAACTGGTGCACTTCAGCACACAGAGCCCCTTTGGCCAAGTCCTGGGGAAACCAGAATTAGTCCTCTACACTCTCAACCTCGAGCATTACGG GAGTACTGGGGATTGTGGTGGAAAGCAAAGTGGGAGCTGCTGCAGGCAGGAATACTTCATCAACTTCAGGGAGCTGACCTGGACGCAGTACTGGATCATCGAGCCCTCCGGCTACCAGGCCTTTCACTGTGTGGGGGGCTGCAAACAGCCACAGTGGCCCTTCGACTATGGCGAGAGGAGCTGTGCGGTGGTGGAGAGCGCCTCCCTGCCCGTGATGTACCTGGTGAAGAAGGGGGACTACACCGAGATCGAGGTGGCAGAGTTCCCCAACATGATCACTGAGAAGTGTGGCTGCACCATGGACAATGTCACAGTGATGTAA